A DNA window from Vigna angularis cultivar LongXiaoDou No.4 chromosome 1, ASM1680809v1, whole genome shotgun sequence contains the following coding sequences:
- the LOC108332017 gene encoding protein-L-isoaspartate O-methyltransferase 1: MEQYWSGSALNENKGMVDNLQSYGIISSRKVGEVMETIDRALFVPGGLQPYVDSPMPIGYNATISAPHMHATCLQLLEKNLQPGMRALDVGSGTGYLTGCFALMVGPQGRAVGVEHIPELVSFSIENIKKSAAAQPLKDGSLSVHCGDGRQGWPDIAPYDAIHVGAAAPEIPQPLIDQLKPGGRMVIPVGNIFQDLKVLDKNSDGSISIRTETSVRYVPLTSREAQLRG; the protein is encoded by the exons ATGGAG CAATACTGGTCTGGAAGTGCCCTCAACGAGAACAAAGGGATGGTAGATAATTTGCAGAGTTATGGAATTATTTCTTCCAGGAAGGTAGGTGAAGTAATGGAAACCATTGATAGAGCTTTGTTTGTGCCTGGTGGACTTCAACCTTATGTTGACAGTCCTATGCCGATAGGCTACAATGCTACTATCTCTGCGCCACATATGCATGCAACGTGCCTTCAGTTGCTGGAGAAGAATTTGCAGCCTGGGATGCGTGCTCTGGACGTTGGCTCTG GAACGGGATACCTAACTGGATGCTTTGCCTTGATGGTAGGACCTCAAGGCCGTGCTGTTGGTGTGGAACATATTCCTGAATTGGTTTCTTTTTCAATtgagaatattaaaaaaagtgcTGCAGCTCAACCACTGAAAGATGGTTCCCTTTCAGTGCATTGTGGTG ATGGGAGGCAAGGTTGGCCTGATATTGCTCCATATGATGCCATTCATGTGGGAGCAGCGGCACCAGAAATTCCTCAACCACTTATTGACCAGTTGAAGCCGGGCGGTAGAATGGTTATTCCTGTTGGGAACATATTTCAAGATTTAAAGGTCTTGGACAAGAACTCCGATGGTTCTATCAGTATCCGGACTGAGACTTCGGTTCGTTATGTGCCTCTCACTAGCAGAGAAGCTCAGTTACGTGGTTAG
- the LOC108336413 gene encoding protein MHF2 homolog gives MEEVTLECDLIHSILKRFWTLRALERESVEPNDAPDSEVGVGTSKKSRTTSANGNTLKLTCELLRLFITEAVQRAAAVAEAEGASEIEPTHLEIILPQLLLDF, from the exons ATGGAGGAAGTGACCTTGGAGTGT GATCTCATTCATTCCATTTTGAAGCGCTTTTGGACACTGCGAGCCCTTG AGCGGGAAAGTGTTGAACCTAACGACGCTCCGGATTCCGAG GTAGGAGTTGGAACATCCAAGAAGAGTCGCACAACTTCTG CTAATGGCAATACTCTGAAGCTTACCTGTGAACTTCTCCGGCTATTTATCACAG AGGCTGTTCAACGTGCTGCTGCTGTTGCAGAAGCGGAGGGTGCTAGTGAAATAGAGCCAACTCATCTTGAGATTATTCTTCCTCAGTTACTATTAGATTTCTAA
- the LOC108330441 gene encoding 28 kDa ribonucleoprotein, chloroplastic has translation MSMPFSLTTTSSFNSLTMAESCILSLPSLFRVNNKTLSLSVPSKRLNLKLPCSNSSFFPLTTNTTRLPSLLTFVAQTSDWAQGEEGNAIWENEGETAWGTEEGGDDGAEEVTGGGFAQPPEEVKIFVGNLPYDIGSEQLAFLFKEAGTVEVAEVIYNRVTDRSRGFGFVTMSTLEEVEKAVKKFSGYELNGRVLTVNKAAPKGAQPDRSSQPPRTLSSGTRIYVGNLPWTVDNARLEQIFSEHGKVVEARVVFDRESGRSRGFGFVTMASEADVNDAIAALDGQELDGRPIRVNVAEERPRRNSY, from the exons ATGTCTATGCCTTTCTCTCTCACAACCACGTCTTCCTTCAACTCTCTCACAATGGCGGAATCATGCATTCtctctctcccttctctcttcCGCGTCAATAACAAAACCCTTTCTCTCTCAGTTCCCTCCAAGCGCCTCAACCTCAAGCTTCCATGCTCCAATTCTTCCTTCTTTCCCCTCACCACCAACACCACCCGCCTCCCCTCTCTCCTCACATTCGTCGCCCAGACATCGGATTGGGCCCAAGGAGAGGAAGGCAACGCCATATGGGAGAACGAAGGCGAAACCGCGTGGGGAACTGAAGAAGGTGGCGATGACGGCGCGGAGGAAGTCACCGGAGGGGGTTTCGCTCAACCACCCGAGGAAGTTAAGATCTTTGTCGGGAACTTGCCTTATGATATTGGTAGCGAGCAATTGGCTTTCCTTTTTAAGGAGGCTGGCACCGTTGAGGTTGCTGAG GTAATTTATAATAGGGTCACTGACCGGAGTCGTGGCTTTGGATTTGTCACCATGAGTACACTTGAAGAGGTTGAGAAGGCTGTCAAGAAGTTCAGTGGTTAC GAACTAAATGGAAGAGTGTTGACCGTAAATAAGGCTGCTCCAAAAGGAGCACAGCCTGACCGCTCATCACAGCCACCACGAACCTTGAGTTCTGGTACAAGAATCTACGTTGGGAACTTGCCATGGACTGTTGACAATGCTCGGCTAGAGCAAATTTTTAGTGAACATGGTAAGGTTGTGGAGGCTCGGGTGGTCTTTGACAGGGAGAGTGGTCGATCACGTGGATTTGGCTTTGTCACAATGGCCAGTGAGGCTGATGTGAATGATGCGATTGCTGCTCTTGATGGTCAG GAATTGGATGGGAGACCAATCAGAGTGAATGTTGCAGAGGAAAGGCCTAGACGCAACTCCTACTGA